Sequence from the uncultured Fibrobacter sp. genome:
GAAGAAGCCGAAGACTTCGATGGTTACCAGGACGACGATGGCTGCCCGGATCCTGACAACGACCGCGACGGTCTTTGCGATCCGTGGGTCGAAGCCAAGGGTATGCTCTCCAACTTCGCTCACGTCTGTAAGGGTGTTGACCTCTGCCCGGAACAGGCTGAAACCCAGAACGGCTACAAGGACGAAGATGGTTGCCCGGACGAAGTTCCGCAGCCGCCTAAGAAAGTGTTCGTCCTCGAAGGTGTGAACTTTGAATCTGGCAAGGCTACCATCACTCAGGACTCTTACGTGTCCCTGATGAAGGTTGTCGATATCATGGAAACCTTTGCTGAAACGACATTCGAAATTGTCGGCCACACGGATAACGTGGGTATCAAGGAAAAGAACATGCAGCTCTCCGCTGACCGCGCCGCTGCCGTGAAGAACTTCCTTGTTGAAAAAGGTATCGATGAGAGCCGTATGACTACGAGTGGCAAGGGTGATTCCCAGCCGGTCGCTTCCAACAAAACCCCTGAAGGGCGTGCGCAGAATCGTCGTATCGAATTCATCCGCACGGACATTAAGTAAAGGAGTAGGTGATGATGCATACTAGTTTCATCAAAAAAGCAACAGTCTTTGGACTCGCTTTGGCCAGCACTTCTTTGTTCGCCGAGGCAACCTACTCTCCGCACAAGTACCAGCAGAATGACTGGTTCGCTGAATTCGGTGGTAACACTGCCATGTACGTGAACCCGGCTGGTATTTCTGAGACGGATCAGTTTGAATTGAGCTTTGGCTTCTTCAGTTCCATTAGTGGCGAAGCTAGCCAGGAATACGTCAGCTTTACCTATCCCGTTGATTACAAGCACACGTGGGGATTCTCCTTCTTCGAAAACGGTGCTTCTATCGATGGTGGTCAGTCCTATACCGAAAACGCATTCATGTTGGGTTATGCATACAACTTAATCCACTGCATCGCTTTGGGTATCGACATCTCGGTTTTGCAGATTAACCAGTTCGATGAGAACAAGCACATCTCTCTTGGCTCTGACATCGGTATCAACTGGAATCCGATGGCCAACTCCAGGTTTGGTTACCTGTTGATTGGTGTTGCCTTGCAGAACATTGTTCAGCCGGGTATCAGCACCGAGGAAGGCTCTAGTTCCTATTCGTTCGTTGCTCCGGGATTCTTCGGCAGCGATCGTGACGATGCGTACAACATTCCTTCCAACTTGAACTTCTCCTTGTTCTATCGCGGTCTCAACCGCGCTCTGGAAGCCAAGGTTGAACTTTCCTTGATCGACGTGTTCCACTCCGACAGCGAAGGTGGCGACGGTATGAACCTCGAAGAAAGCTTCACGGTGACATACTTCCTCTCTCCGCACCTCGGTGTTCGTCTCCGCTTCACCAAGGAAGGTTACCCGGTTGCGGGCGCTACGGTTAACGTCAAGGATGTCAGCATCTTCCGTTACCTCGCTCTTGACCTTGAAATGTCTCACGATGACCTCTATGCCAAGAAGAACCGTGGCTTCATCTGGGCTGTCAAGCTCACTAGCCGCTTCGGTGACACTCGCGAAGAGAAGATTGGTGAAGAACGTTATCGTCGCCTGAAGATCGAACCTGAAAACGACTACCGTGCTGCTATGCGCCTGTACTTGAACCGTCAGTTCCTCGAAGCCGCTTATGCCTTCGGTAAGGTCCAGACCAAGTACCCCGCATTCCACTTGGTTGACCAGGCTGCGTTCTACAAGGCAAAGTCCTTCGAAAACCTCCGTATGCACAAGGCTGCTAAGGCCGTGTACGAAGACGCTATCAAGCGCTATCCGCAGAGTGACCAGCGCGCCAAGTACCACTTCCAGTTGATGAACATCGACTATAAGGAAGGCAAGTACACGGAAGCTATGACCAAGTATCAGAATATCGCCCAGAAGTTCGGCGAAAGCGACGTGAAGGCTGACGCTGACTACGTTGCCGGCCAGATCAAGTTCGAACAGGGCCTCTATCAGGAAGCTGTCGACCTGCTCGCCGCCATCCTTCCGGGTAACGCCAACTACTTCTACGCCCGTTACACCATGGGTATCGCCTACAGCCGTATGGGCAAGTGGGACGAAGCCGAAAACTGCTTCCGCGATATTACGGAACAGCCGGTTTCCAACCAGTCCGAACGCGACCTGCAGGATGCCGCTAAGGTGAAGCTCGGTCACATCTACTTCTCTGGTGAGAAGCCGGACATTGCTCAGGCCGCTCAGATGTACGGTCAGGTGCAGCCTGGTTCCCCGGTGTATGACGAAGCTATGCTCGGTATTGCATGGTCCTTCCTCAAGGTTAACAAGCCGAACGAAGCCATGAAGCCGGCCCAGTGGATTATCAGCAACCTTCCGGAATCCTTCCTGGTTTCCGAAGCCTACCTGGTGATTGGTTACTGCCATTTCATGAAGAAGGATTACAACAATGCTGCTAAGGCCCTTGAACAGGCTGAAAAGCGTACCGAACAGCCGGTTGTGACTGTCGCTGCCCGCGATAGCGCCCGCCAGGCTTACGATGCGATGCAGGATGAATTTGACTCCGTGCAGGTCAAGGCTTTGGATCTTGCCCGTCAGCTCCCCACTCCGCGTGTGGAGAAGAAGCGCGAAGCTCTGCGTCCGTCCTTCGACAAGGCAAACAAGACAATTGAAGATTACGCTGCATTTACCCAGAAGTCCATTCAGAGTGACCGCTTCGAATCCAACCGTAAGCGTATCTTGGACGACGCGGGCTTCACCTTGGCTACTGTGAAGACCAAGATGAGCCAGGGCAGCGCTTCCTCTGAAGCTGCTCAGGAACTCGAATCGTTGGAAGACGATCTTGACGTGGGCGGTGATGATATGGGTGGTTCGTCGGATGCTGGTAGCAGCAGCGAAGCTCCTGCACCTGCTGGTGGCGACGAAAG
This genomic interval carries:
- a CDS encoding tetratricopeptide repeat protein, with product MMHTSFIKKATVFGLALASTSLFAEATYSPHKYQQNDWFAEFGGNTAMYVNPAGISETDQFELSFGFFSSISGEASQEYVSFTYPVDYKHTWGFSFFENGASIDGGQSYTENAFMLGYAYNLIHCIALGIDISVLQINQFDENKHISLGSDIGINWNPMANSRFGYLLIGVALQNIVQPGISTEEGSSSYSFVAPGFFGSDRDDAYNIPSNLNFSLFYRGLNRALEAKVELSLIDVFHSDSEGGDGMNLEESFTVTYFLSPHLGVRLRFTKEGYPVAGATVNVKDVSIFRYLALDLEMSHDDLYAKKNRGFIWAVKLTSRFGDTREEKIGEERYRRLKIEPENDYRAAMRLYLNRQFLEAAYAFGKVQTKYPAFHLVDQAAFYKAKSFENLRMHKAAKAVYEDAIKRYPQSDQRAKYHFQLMNIDYKEGKYTEAMTKYQNIAQKFGESDVKADADYVAGQIKFEQGLYQEAVDLLAAILPGNANYFYARYTMGIAYSRMGKWDEAENCFRDITEQPVSNQSERDLQDAAKVKLGHIYFSGEKPDIAQAAQMYGQVQPGSPVYDEAMLGIAWSFLKVNKPNEAMKPAQWIISNLPESFLVSEAYLVIGYCHFMKKDYNNAAKALEQAEKRTEQPVVTVAARDSARQAYDAMQDEFDSVQVKALDLARQLPTPRVEKKREALRPSFDKANKTIEDYAAFTQKSIQSDRFESNRKRILDDAGFTLATVKTKMSQGSASSEAAQELESLEDDLDVGGDDMGGSSDAGSSSEAPAPAGGDESAGGSSDELGDDLGDDF